CGCGCGCGGGGTCGACGAACTGCGGCAGGAACGCGAGGAAGAACAGCGCCACCTTCGGGTTCAGCACGTTCGTCACGACGCCCTGCCGGAAGATCGCGCCGAGCGAGGCGGGCGGTGGGGGCTCGTCCTCCGCGTCCGTCGGCGCGGGGCGGAGCAGGGCGCGGATGCCGAGCCACGCGAGGTACGCCGCGCCGGCCAGCCGCACCGCGTCGTAGAGCGGCGGCACGGCGGCGAGCAGCGCCGAGAGCCCGAGCGCGAGCGCCGCGATGTGCACGAACGTGCCCGCGCCGATGCCGAGCGCCGAGACGATTCCCGCGCGCCGCCCCTCGCTCGTGCTGCGTGCGGCGACGTAGAGCATGTCCGGGCCCGGCGTGAGGTTCAACGCCAGGCCGGCGGTCATGAACAAGGCGAGCGTGTGGAGATCGAACATGCGTGGCGCTCGGTGCGAGCTGGGGTCAGAACGTCGCCGTCTCCTTCCGCACGGGCATCTGCCGCGACAGCCGCTGGATGAGCAGCGCCGCGCGCTCGGTCTGGATCGCGAGCCACGGGATCGACACCGTCTCGCGCGGCGTGTGCGCGCCGTTGCCTAACGCGCCGAGTCCGTCCATCGCGTCCACGACCGGCGCGACGAACGATGCGTCGCCGGCGCCGCGGCGGCCGGGGTCGAGCGCCTCCACCGCGCCGTAGCCCAACGCGCGGCTCGCGCTGTCGTACGCCGCGAGCAGCCGCTGGTTGCCCGCGCTCGGCGCCTGCGCCGGATACTCGTCCTCGTACACGAACTCCGCCGACGTGCCGGGGAGGTTGTCCGTCGTCGCGATCGCCTTCATGCGCTCGCGCGCCTTCGCCTTCTGCTCCTCGGTGAGGAAACGCAGGTCGCCGATCACGGTGACGTTCGGCGCGACGATGTTCGTCTTCGTGCCCGCGGTGCCGCTCACGTGCATCGTGTCGATGGTGACGTCGGTGCCGCCGACGATGAGCGCCGGGTTGAACGTGAGATACTGCTCGCCCGCGAGCTCGCGGCGGAACGCGTCGAGGATGCGCGCCGCCTCGAACACCGCGCCGTAGCCCGCGCCCTGCCCGAAGATGCCCGCCGAGTGCGACTGGCGGCCGTGCACCGTGAGCATCCACGTGCTCGCGCCGCGCCGCGCGACCGTCGCGTAGCGCTCGTTGCCCCCCTCGAACGCGAGCGCGACGTCGCTGCGCTTCGCCGCGTCGATGAGATCGCGCCGCGAGATCGCCAGCGGGCTGCCCGCGCTCTCCTCGTCGCCGGTCATCACGACGGTGACGTTCGCGTCCTTCAGCGTGCCGGCGCGCTTCATCGCCTTCAGCGCGTAGAGCAGGATGACGTCGCCCCCCTTCATGTCGCCGACGCCGGCCCCGCGGCCGACGGTGTCCGCGCGCGACCAGTGCAGGCTGTCGCCCTCGACGACGGTGTCGAGGTGGCCGATGAGCAGGATGCGCGCGGCGCCCGGCTTGCCCTTGTGCTCCGCGACGAGGTGGCCGGCACGCTTCGTCTCGCTCATGTCGATCCAGCGCGTCGTGAAGCCGAGCGAGTCGAGCGCGGCGCGGAACAGCGCGCCGACGCGCCGCACGCCGTCGAAGTTCATCGTCGCACTCTGGATGTCGGTCGCCTTCGCGAGAAACGCGATCTGGTCGGCGGTGTCGGCGCGCACGGCGGCGCGCAGCGCACGTTCGGCGGACGAGAGGGCGGCGCCCTGCGCATGCGCGGGGCGGGCGAGGAGGAGCGCCAGCGCGGCGCTCGCGATGGTGATCGGAGAAGGTCGCATCCGTGGATGTTGGGCGGGTGCTAGATTCCGCGCCACCCTCGCCCGGAGCATCGCCGCATGCGTCGTCGTCGTCCGCTCGTGCCACTCTGCGTCGCGCTCACCGCGGCCGCCGCCTGCGCGTCCGGTGGCGCGCGGCCCGCCGCGACCGGCGCGGCCGGCGCCGACGCGACGATACGCGCGGCCGACGTGCGCGTCGTGGAGTTCGCGCTCGCCGATGACTCCATGGAAGGGCGGAACACGGGACGACCGGGCTCGATGAAGGCGGCGCGCTACATCGCCGCGGAGTTCGCGCGCGCGGGCCTCCAGCCGGCGGGCGACAGCGGCTACTTCCAGCGCGTGCCGATGAAGGACGGTGGACGCACGCCGACCGGGCGGCTGCGCGCGACCGGCGTGCCGGACGCCGGGGCGCTCGACACCGTGCCCGTGGACCGTCGGCTGTACGGCGGCAACGTCGTCGGCGTGCTGCCGGGCAGCGACGCCACGCTGCGCGACGAGGTGGTACTCGTCGACGCGCACTACGACCACCTCGGCGTCGTTCCGTCGACGCCGACGCAACGCGACACGGTCTTCAACGGCGCCGACGACGACGCATCCGGGACGACGGCGGTGATCATGATCGCGCGCGCGCTCGCCGCGGGGCCGCGCCCGAAGCGCACCGTCGTGTTCCTCGCGACGACGGGCGAGGAGACGGGACTCGTCGGCACGCGGTGGTACATCGCGCATCCCGTTAGGCCGCTCGAGAAGACGGTCGCGAACCTCGAGATCGAGATGATCGGCCGCCCCGACTCGCTCGCCGGCGGCGCGGGGCGCGCGTGGCTCACCGGCTTCGAGCGGTCGACGATGGGCGACCGGCTGCGCGAGAACGGCATCCCCATCGTCGCCGATCCGCGGCCCACGCAGTGCTTCTTCGAGCGCAGCGACAACATCGCGTTCGCGTACCTGGGCATCCCCGCGCACACGCTGTCGACGTTCAACCTGCACACGGACTACCACCAGCCGAGCGACGAGGCGGACCGGCTGGACTACGAGCACATGGCGCGCGTGATCGAGAGCGGCGCGCGCGCGGTGCGGCTGCTCGCCGACGGCCCGACGCCGGCGTGGAAGCCTAACGCCCGCCCGGTGCCGCCCGCGGCGGGGCAGCGGAGCCGCTGTCGTGGAGGCTGAGGTCCGCGAGCCGGGCGACGCGCTCGCCGCGCCGGCGGGCTGGCGTCCGCTCGCCACGCATCCCGTGGGCGCGATCATCGCCCACTACGCCGAGCGCTCGTTCGTCGCCGGCGACCCCACGGGGCAGGGGATCCGCGTGCGCTACGCGTGGCGCGCGATGTCGCCCGACGAGGCATGCGTCGTCACCGCGGCCGAGCCGGCGGCGCTCGCGGCGCGGGCGTGGTTCGGCGCGCGCGCCGAGGGGCCGCCGGGGCACGCGCACGGCGGGAGCATGGCCGCGGTGCTGGACGAGGCGATGGGGCTCGCCGTGTGGCTCGCCCACCGCGCCGCCGTCGCCGCACACCTGGAGACCGACTTCCGCCGGCCGATCCCGTTGGGCACGACGGTGACCGCGGAGACGACGGTGGGCCCCGCCGAGGGGACCGGCAAGGCGCGCGCGACCGCGCGCCTCGTGGGCGACGACGGGACGGTCTTCGCCGAGGGGAGCGCGCTGTTCGTGCTGCTCGGCCCGCGGCACACGTTCGCGGGCGGCGGCGCCTAACGGAGAGGGCAGGAGGGCAGGAGGGCAGGAGGGCACGAGAGGTGATGGCTCCTGCCCTCCTGCCCTCCTGCCCTCCTGCCCTCTTCAGTGCAGCCGCATCTCGCCCGTGCTCACGAGCACCGACGCGCCGCCGACGCGCACGCCGGTGATCTCGCCGGCGCGCTTGTCGGCCTCCAGCTCGAGGCGACTGGGGCGACCCATCTCCACGCCCTGCTCGACGACCCAGCGCAGCGTGCCGTCGAGCCGCGGCGTGCGCTTCGCGAGGTAGCCGGCGAGCGCCGCGTTCGCCGAGCCGGTCGCGGGATCCTCCGGGACGTTCAGCATGGGGACGAACACGCGCGCGCGCGCGTCGGCGCGCTCGCCCGCCATCGCGACGACCATGATCTCGCGCGTCCACGAGCCGGCGGGCAGCGCGCGCTCGAGCGCGTCCACGTTCACCCGCGCGCGTGAGACGGCGTCCCGCGTGCGGAGCGGCGCGATGACGAACGGGAGCCCGCAGCTCGCCGCGCGCGGCGCCCAGTCGCCGCCGACGAAGTCGGACGCGTCGAGGTTGAGCAATGCGGCGAGCGCGTCGACGTCGGGCGCGTCGCGCTCCTCGGGGAGCTGCGCGACGGAGAGCTGCGCGAACGACGGCTCCGCCGCGCCCTCGTGGCGCCGCACCCGCACCGGCACGTCGCCGACGTTCTCCTCGAGCACCACGGTCGGCTCGGCGCCTTCCGCACGCACGCGGCCGAGCGCGACGAGCACGTGCGCCGTGCCGACCGTCGGGTGGCCGGCGAACGGCACCTCGCCGCCGGGCGTGAAGATGCGCACGCGGCACGCGCCGCCGCGTTCGGCGGGGAGCACGAACGTCGTCTCCGAGTAGTTGAACTCGCGCGTGATGGCGAGCATCTCGTCGCTCGACAGGCCGCGCGCGTCGAGCACCACGGCGAGCGGGTTGCCGCCGAACTGGCGGTCGGTGAAGACGTCGGCGGTGGCGAACTGGTAGGTGCGCATTGGGATGAACCGGGTGACGCGTTGGGCGGCTGTCGGGGTACACACGGGTATGACCCGACGCTTCCTGCTCTGTGCGCTGTTGGGGCTCGCCGGCTGCCGCGCGCCCACCGGCCCCGGCTCGTTCTATGGCCGGTGGGACAAGCTCGACGACGCGCTGCCGCCCGTCTCGCTCGAGCTGCGACACGGCGCGAACGGCGACGAGGGGCAGGTGTGGCTGAGCGGTCGAACGTTCACGCTGCCGGCCACGTTCCGCGGCGACAGCGTGACGCTGAACGACCCGCTGGCGTTCGCCACGCCGCCGCTCGTCGGCGAGCTGCAGCGCGACGGCACGATGCGCGTGCGCCTGAGCGGAAATCCGCCCCACGAGACGCGGCTCGTGAGGCGGAGCATGCGCGACTGAGCGCCGCGACGCTGTC
This DNA window, taken from Gemmatirosa kalamazoonensis, encodes the following:
- a CDS encoding LysE family translocator, translated to MFDLHTLALFMTAGLALNLTPGPDMLYVAARSTSEGRRAGIVSALGIGAGTFVHIAALALGLSALLAAVPPLYDAVRLAGAAYLAWLGIRALLRPAPTDAEDEPPPPASLGAIFRQGVVTNVLNPKVALFFLAFLPQFVDPARGSAAAQIVALGLLFDTSGTIVNVLVALAASRAGGALRRGRAARVLHRVTGGVFLLLGARLALETRRVR
- a CDS encoding M20/M25/M40 family metallo-hydrolase — translated: MRPSPITIASAALALLLARPAHAQGAALSSAERALRAAVRADTADQIAFLAKATDIQSATMNFDGVRRVGALFRAALDSLGFTTRWIDMSETKRAGHLVAEHKGKPGAARILLIGHLDTVVEGDSLHWSRADTVGRGAGVGDMKGGDVILLYALKAMKRAGTLKDANVTVVMTGDEESAGSPLAISRRDLIDAAKRSDVALAFEGGNERYATVARRGASTWMLTVHGRQSHSAGIFGQGAGYGAVFEAARILDAFRRELAGEQYLTFNPALIVGGTDVTIDTMHVSGTAGTKTNIVAPNVTVIGDLRFLTEEQKAKARERMKAIATTDNLPGTSAEFVYEDEYPAQAPSAGNQRLLAAYDSASRALGYGAVEALDPGRRGAGDASFVAPVVDAMDGLGALGNGAHTPRETVSIPWLAIQTERAALLIQRLSRQMPVRKETATF
- a CDS encoding M20/M25/M40 family metallo-hydrolase; its protein translation is MRRRRPLVPLCVALTAAAACASGGARPAATGAAGADATIRAADVRVVEFALADDSMEGRNTGRPGSMKAARYIAAEFARAGLQPAGDSGYFQRVPMKDGGRTPTGRLRATGVPDAGALDTVPVDRRLYGGNVVGVLPGSDATLRDEVVLVDAHYDHLGVVPSTPTQRDTVFNGADDDASGTTAVIMIARALAAGPRPKRTVVFLATTGEETGLVGTRWYIAHPVRPLEKTVANLEIEMIGRPDSLAGGAGRAWLTGFERSTMGDRLRENGIPIVADPRPTQCFFERSDNIAFAYLGIPAHTLSTFNLHTDYHQPSDEADRLDYEHMARVIESGARAVRLLADGPTPAWKPNARPVPPAAGQRSRCRGG
- a CDS encoding PaaI family thioesterase gives rise to the protein MEAEVREPGDALAAPAGWRPLATHPVGAIIAHYAERSFVAGDPTGQGIRVRYAWRAMSPDEACVVTAAEPAALAARAWFGARAEGPPGHAHGGSMAAVLDEAMGLAVWLAHRAAVAAHLETDFRRPIPLGTTVTAETTVGPAEGTGKARATARLVGDDGTVFAEGSALFVLLGPRHTFAGGGA
- a CDS encoding PhzF family phenazine biosynthesis protein; its protein translation is MRTYQFATADVFTDRQFGGNPLAVVLDARGLSSDEMLAITREFNYSETTFVLPAERGGACRVRIFTPGGEVPFAGHPTVGTAHVLVALGRVRAEGAEPTVVLEENVGDVPVRVRRHEGAAEPSFAQLSVAQLPEERDAPDVDALAALLNLDASDFVGGDWAPRAASCGLPFVIAPLRTRDAVSRARVNVDALERALPAGSWTREIMVVAMAGERADARARVFVPMLNVPEDPATGSANAALAGYLAKRTPRLDGTLRWVVEQGVEMGRPSRLELEADKRAGEITGVRVGGASVLVSTGEMRLH